The Rhizoctonia solani chromosome 4, complete sequence genome contains a region encoding:
- a CDS encoding NADH-ubiquinone oxidoreductase family protein, producing the protein MASGFSYTGGRSRCFAFWQEFAKCYANADTPSECRAQSEDYLECLHHTKEIARAKTIKTHFVQTQAHQGKEGRKIADILSEGVIVGVGLINKDK; encoded by the exons ATGGCG TCGGGTTTCAGTTATACAGGCG GACGTTCGCGGTGCTTTGCCTTTTGGCAAGAATTTGCCAAA TGCTATGCAAACGCTGATACCCCATCTGAATGTCGGGCGCAATCTGAGGATTATCTAGAATGTCTCCACCATACGAAAGAG ATTGCCCGCGCCAAGACTATCAAGACCCATTTTGTCCAGACTCAGGCGCACCAAGGCAAAGAGGGCCGAAAGATTGCGGACATTTTATCCGAGGGGGTGATTGTTGGTGTAGGATTAATAAACAAAGACAAGTAG
- a CDS encoding DNA-directed RNA polymerase III subunit RPC31 — MSRGGRGGFGGRGGFGGASNMPPMGLSFADIQSISREPTALYPPIDPLPLLSSITDDEREAIALQEGVAMRLRASPYYIVEPQKKEEQTRYSDKFLKSTVPIKLQAKDLNPAFFPPDLWDAYFNPKKRKAKKAKERARLNLDNLEANEKDDEEGSEKASGAGSDEENQEDYDDENEDENDYADNYFDNGEDEDYGDDGGDDGGGTYD, encoded by the exons ATGTCGAGAGGTGGCAGAGGAGGTTTTGGAGGGCGTGGAGGGTTTGGGGGTGCATCTAATATGCCCCCAATGGGGCTATCCTTTGCAGACATCCAGTCTATTTCGAGAGAACCGACTGCTCTTTACCCG CCCATTGACCCTCTGCCGTTGTTATCCTCGATTACCGACGATGAGCGGGAGGCCATTGCTCTTCAAGAAGGTGTAGCCATGAGATTAAGAGCGTCACCGTATTACATCGTCGAACCACAAAAGAAAGAGG AACAGACGAGATACTCGGACAAGTTCCTTAAATCTACAGTACCGATTAAGCTCCAAGCTAAAGACCTTAACCCGGCGTTCTTCCCGCCCGACCTCTGGGACGCCTACTTTAACCCCAAAAAGCGCAAAG CCAAGAAGGCGAAAGAGCGTGCTCGGTTGAATTTGGATAATCTGGAAGCAAACGAAAAGGATGAT GAGGAAGGTTCAGAGAAAGCTTCGGGCGCCGGATCGGATGAAGAAAACCAAGAGGACTATGATGACGAGAATGAG GACGAGAATGACTATGCAGATAATTACTTTGACAATGGAGAGGACGAAGATTATGGTGATGACGGCGGAGATGATGGGGGAG GAACCTACGATTGA
- a CDS encoding RNA recognition motif protein, which translates to MSAELDKSLDQIMQSRPKNRRGASRRSSAPASTSARQRYAGAAPESKRGQVPASTAGGAPAQSIAQKIMVSGLPPDVNEEQIKELFQSTVGSLSSVQLNFDSQGRSKGTATVIFQKKGDANKAFSQYNNRLIDGKRPMKIEIVMDPTKVPPPPLASRVAPAPEAKQPAAAKATAGGDAKPKTGKPGRAGRGRRRKNNNERPAKSAADLDAEMEVYKATPDEATA; encoded by the exons ATGTCCGCAGAACTTGACAAGTCTCTTGACCAG atCATGCAATCGCGCCCTAAAAACCGCCGTGGAGCTAGCCGTCGCTCGAGTGCCCCAGCATCGACTAGTGCTCGTCAGCGCTACGCGGGTGCTGCACCCGAGTCGAAGCGTGGTCAAGTTCCGGCTTCTACCGCCGGCGGTGCCCCAGCGCAATCGATTGCCCAGAAGATTATGGTCTCTGGCCTTCCACCCGATGTTAACGAGGAGCAAATCAAG GAGCTCTTCCAATCCACCGTCGGCTCTCTGAGCTCCGTCCAGCTCAACTTTGATTCGCAAGGTCGCTCCAAAGGCACTGCCACGGTTATTTTCCAGAAAAAGGGCGACGCCAACAAGGCCTTTTCTCAGTACAACAACCGCCTTATCGATGGGA AACGCCCGATGAAGATCGAAATCGTCATGGACCCCACCAAGGTTCCTCCCCCACCCCTGGCTTCTCGTGTGGCTCCTGCTCCAGAGGCCAAGCAACCCGCTGCCGCCAAGGCTACTGCAGG TGGGGATGCGAAGCCCAAGACCGGCAAACCAGGACGTGCTGGACGTGGTCGCCGTCGCAAGAACAACAACGAACGCCCAGCTAAATCTGCTGCTGACTTGGATGCTGAGATGGAG GTTTACAAGGCAACCCCTGATGAGGCAACTGCATGA